Proteins encoded by one window of Sciurus carolinensis chromosome 12, mSciCar1.2, whole genome shotgun sequence:
- the Rab29 gene encoding ras-related protein Rab-7L1 isoform X5, which produces MTRLYYRDASACVVMFDVTNATTFSNSQRWKQDLDSKITLPNGEPLPCLLLANKCDLSPWAVNRDQIDRFSKENGFTGWTETSVKENKNINEAMRVLIEKMMSNSREDTMSLSTQGNYINLQTKSSSSWACC; this is translated from the exons ATGACACGACTCTACTACCGAGATGCCTCAGCCTGTGTTGTTATGTTTGATGTTACCAATGCCACTACCTTCAGCAACAGCCAGAGATGGAAACAGGACCTGGACAGCAAGATCACACTGCCCAATGGAgagcccctgccctgcctgctctTGGCCAACAAG tgtgatcTGTCTCCTTGGGCAGTAAACCGGGACCAGATTGACCGGTTCAGTAAAGAGAATGGTTTCACGGGTTGGACAGAAACATCTGTCAAGgagaacaaaaatattaatgaagccatgag aGTCCTCATTGAAAAGATGATGAGCAATTCCAGAGAAGACACTATGTCTTTGTCCACCCAAGGGAACTACATCAATCTGCAAACCAAGTCCTCTTCCAGCTGGGCCTGCTGCTAG
- the Rab29 gene encoding ras-related protein Rab-7L1 isoform X4: MVRLQLWDIAGQERFTSMTRLYYRDASACVVMFDVTNATTFSNSQRWKQDLDSKITLPNGEPLPCLLLANKCDLSPWAVNRDQIDRFSKENGFTGWTETSVKENKNINEAMRVLIEKMMSNSREDTMSLSTQGNYINLQTKSSSSWACC; the protein is encoded by the exons GGCAGGAGCGCTTCACATCTATGACACGACTCTACTACCGAGATGCCTCAGCCTGTGTTGTTATGTTTGATGTTACCAATGCCACTACCTTCAGCAACAGCCAGAGATGGAAACAGGACCTGGACAGCAAGATCACACTGCCCAATGGAgagcccctgccctgcctgctctTGGCCAACAAG tgtgatcTGTCTCCTTGGGCAGTAAACCGGGACCAGATTGACCGGTTCAGTAAAGAGAATGGTTTCACGGGTTGGACAGAAACATCTGTCAAGgagaacaaaaatattaatgaagccatgag aGTCCTCATTGAAAAGATGATGAGCAATTCCAGAGAAGACACTATGTCTTTGTCCACCCAAGGGAACTACATCAATCTGCAAACCAAGTCCTCTTCCAGCTGGGCCTGCTGCTAG